The following proteins are encoded in a genomic region of Fundidesulfovibrio soli:
- the ispG gene encoding flavodoxin-dependent (E)-4-hydroxy-3-methylbut-2-enyl-diphosphate synthase, with protein MNAETPSPIVRRKTRAIRLGDMLIGGGNPIRVQSMTNTDTRDVQASIAQVLALAEAGCEIVRLAVLDEDAARALKEIKAASPVPLIADIHFDHRLALASLEAGVDGLRINPGNIGGQDKVAAVVHAAKAVGAPIRIGVNSGSVERHLLEKFGGPTPEAMVESALGHVRMLEDENFDQIKISLKSSSVPATIAAYTRLADVVDYPLHIGITEAGTPLRGATKSGVGLGILLWMGIGDTLRVSLTGDPLPEMDVAWELLRCLGIRRRGAEMVSCPTCGRTEIDLAGLAQAVEQKLRGVQVPVKVAVMGCVVNGPGEAREADIGLAGGRDCAVIFRKGEVVRKVRGEANVLTEFMNELDQIIQEFENRCA; from the coding sequence ATGAACGCAGAGACACCATCCCCCATTGTGCGCCGCAAGACGCGCGCCATCCGCCTGGGCGACATGCTCATCGGCGGGGGCAACCCCATCCGCGTCCAGTCCATGACCAACACGGACACCCGCGACGTCCAGGCCAGCATCGCCCAGGTTTTGGCCCTGGCCGAGGCCGGGTGCGAGATCGTACGCCTGGCCGTGTTGGACGAGGACGCCGCCCGCGCGCTCAAAGAGATCAAGGCCGCCTCGCCCGTGCCGCTCATCGCCGACATCCACTTTGACCACCGCCTGGCCCTGGCATCGCTGGAGGCGGGCGTGGACGGCCTGCGCATCAACCCCGGCAACATCGGCGGGCAGGACAAGGTGGCCGCCGTGGTGCACGCCGCCAAGGCTGTGGGAGCGCCCATCCGCATCGGCGTCAATTCCGGCTCCGTGGAGCGCCACCTGCTGGAGAAGTTCGGCGGCCCCACGCCCGAGGCCATGGTGGAGAGCGCCCTGGGCCACGTGCGCATGCTGGAGGACGAGAACTTCGACCAGATCAAGATTTCGCTGAAATCCTCATCCGTGCCCGCCACCATCGCGGCCTATACGCGGCTGGCGGACGTGGTGGACTACCCCCTGCACATCGGCATCACCGAGGCCGGAACCCCCCTGCGCGGGGCCACCAAGTCCGGTGTGGGCCTGGGCATCCTGCTCTGGATGGGCATCGGGGACACGCTGCGCGTCTCGCTCACGGGCGACCCCTTGCCGGAGATGGACGTGGCCTGGGAGCTGCTGCGCTGCCTGGGTATCCGCAGGCGCGGCGCGGAGATGGTCTCCTGCCCGACCTGCGGGCGCACCGAGATCGACCTGGCCGGGCTGGCCCAGGCCGTGGAGCAGAAGCTGCGCGGCGTGCAGGTGCCCGTGAAGGTCGCAGTGATGGGCTGCGTGGTCAACGGCCCCGGAGAGGCCCGCGAGGCCGACATCGGGCTGGCTGGCGGCCGCGACTGCGCCGTGATCTTCCGCAAGGGCGAGGTGGTGCGCAAGGTGCGCGGGGAGGCCAACGTGCTGACCGAATTCATGAATGAACTTGACCAGATAATCCAGGAGTTTGAAAACAGATGCGCCTGA
- a CDS encoding phosphoadenosine phosphosulfate reductase family protein → MKSLQEKLEHTLDLLRSIRDAHLPGETALAWTGGKDSTALLALWREAAPEHNLAINIDTGCKFPEVLAFRDRMAREWDVRLHIAKPLPEDCPAQIAADKIACCRAMKVAPLRRALSELGVRALLTGVRADENPERAHMREREEREGYVQFNPLLDWTEMDVWAFTVARGLPYCELYDRGYRSLGCVPCTLPSGAGQGERGGRDSEKEARMAELHALGYF, encoded by the coding sequence ATGAAAAGCCTACAAGAAAAGCTTGAACACACCTTGGATCTGCTGCGCTCCATCCGGGACGCCCATCTCCCCGGCGAGACCGCCCTGGCCTGGACCGGCGGCAAGGACTCCACGGCCCTGCTGGCCCTCTGGAGGGAGGCCGCGCCGGAGCACAACCTTGCCATCAACATCGACACGGGCTGCAAGTTCCCAGAGGTGTTGGCCTTCCGCGATCGCATGGCCCGCGAGTGGGACGTGCGGCTGCACATTGCCAAACCCCTGCCCGAGGATTGCCCGGCCCAGATCGCGGCGGACAAGATCGCCTGCTGCCGCGCCATGAAGGTCGCCCCGCTGCGCCGCGCCCTGAGCGAGTTGGGCGTGCGGGCGCTGCTCACCGGGGTGCGCGCCGACGAGAACCCTGAGCGAGCCCACATGCGGGAACGGGAGGAGCGCGAGGGCTACGTGCAGTTCAATCCTCTGCTGGACTGGACCGAGATGGATGTCTGGGCCTTCACCGTGGCGCGCGGACTGCCTTATTGCGAGCTGTACGACCGGGGCTACCGCTCGCTCGGCTGCGTGCCCTGCACCCTGCCATCCGGGGCCGGGCAGGGGGAGCGGGGCGGACGCGACAGCGAGAAGGAGGCCCGCATGGCCGAGCTGCACGCCCTGGGATATTTCTGA